A single region of the Neodiprion pinetum isolate iyNeoPine1 chromosome 5, iyNeoPine1.2, whole genome shotgun sequence genome encodes:
- the LOC124219733 gene encoding uncharacterized protein isoform X1, with the protein MTRKCFVRGCSSGYASENRESTSRGKRRRTLFSTPRCEELRNKWNAALARDDRTLSANDSVCELHFHDSDVEKCYQTKMPDGTIHRIERGRYKLKLGAIPSAFVIKRSEDAEDRATSVEKQILKENDTNLSLIKITKVETEHTCLTNFNENFTEDDLMNEQVQSDDENIFEEFSKDHKSLVTKTMEELPQQTLENSIEICQEDSSLPYSTERLKFDLDKFRLPKGWAYIFVGEGLHLCHLSLTGQPDLNLLIDGNMEMKISTGDNKATLQYPEELKSFQDFLSNLKTLEILANSPCQGTGFDNSRAVLCTAFCTKKLLSRRYCFKRCSACRLLRNQKLSQERSKRLNDNKQQKRANLLRSLKRKNARLQGKVLKLKKIVDTAMKRIALLNTTIIKRKIGGLNASQEIARTCFIEKKKC; encoded by the exons ATGACGCGAAAATGTTTCGTCCGCGGATGCTCGAGTGGCTACGCatctgaaaacagagaaagcACTTCTAgaggaaaaaggagaagaacTTTGTTTAGTACACCACGG TGCGAAGAGCTGCGGAACAAGTGGAATGCCGCCTTGGCTCGCGATGACCGAACGTTATCTGCAAATGACTCAGTTTGCGAACTTCACTTCCATGATAGCGACGTCGAAAAATGTTATCAAACTAAAATGCCTGACGGAACTATTCACAGGATAGAACGTGGTAGATACAAGTTAAAACTTGGCGCTATACCATCTGCTTTTGTAATCAAACGTTCAGAG gATGCTGAGGACAGAGCTACAAGTGTGGAGAAGCAAATTTTAAAGGAGAACGATACGAACTTGTcactaataaaaataacaaaagtgGAAACAGAGCACACTTGTTTGactaatttcaatgaaaattttactgaaGATGATTTGATGAATGAACAAGTTCAATCTGATGATGAGAACATATTTGAGGAATTTAGCAAAGACCATAAAAGCCTCGTAACAAAGACTATGGAAGAGTTACCTCAACAAACACTAGAGAATAGTATTGAAATATGTCAAGAAGATTCGAGTTTACCGTACAGCACGGAAAGACTGAAATTTGACTTGGATAAATTTCGCCTGCCCAAGGGGTGGGCATATATATTTGTTGGCGAAGGACTTCACTTATGCCACTTATCTCTAACCGGCCAACCAGATTTAAACCTCCTGATTGATGGGAACATGGAAATGAAG atttCGACAGGTGATAACAAAGCGACTTTGCAATATCCAGAGGAGTTGAAGTCCTTTCAAGATTTTCTGTCCAACTTGAAAACGCTGGAGATACTGGCAAATTCGCCGTGTCAAGGAACTGGATTTGACAATTC GAGGGCAGTGCTATGTACAGCATTTTGcaccaaaaaattgttgtcgaggcgatattgttttaaaaGGTGTTCCGCGTGTCGACTTCTGAGAAACCAAAAACTTAGTCAGGAAAGATCGAAGCGCTTGAATGATAATAAACAACAGAAGAGGGCTAACTTGTTGAGATCGCTCAAACGTAAAAACGCACGTCTGCAGGGAAAg GTGctcaaattgaagaaaattgttgACACGGCTATGAAAAGAATCGCGCTCCTCAATACCACGAttataaagagaaaaattggtGGATTGAACGCCTCACAAGAAATTGCACGAACatgtttcattgaaaaaaaaaaatgctaa
- the LOC124219733 gene encoding uncharacterized protein isoform X2 yields the protein MTRKCFVRGCSSGYASENRESTSRGKRRRTLFSTPRCEELRNKWNAALARDDRTLSANDSVCELHFHDSDVEKCYQTKMPDGTIHRIERGRYKLKLGAIPSAFVIKRSEDAEDRATSVEKQILKENDTNLSLIKITKVETEHTCLTNFNENFTEDDLMNEQVQSDDENIFEEFSKDHKSLVTKTMEELPQQTLENSIEICQEDSSLPYSTERLKFDLDKFRLPKGWAYIFVGEGLHLCHLSLTGQPDLNLLIDGNMEMKISTGDNKATLQYPEELKSFQDFLSNLKTLEILANSPCQGTGFDNSYDEYFHV from the exons ATGACGCGAAAATGTTTCGTCCGCGGATGCTCGAGTGGCTACGCatctgaaaacagagaaagcACTTCTAgaggaaaaaggagaagaacTTTGTTTAGTACACCACGG TGCGAAGAGCTGCGGAACAAGTGGAATGCCGCCTTGGCTCGCGATGACCGAACGTTATCTGCAAATGACTCAGTTTGCGAACTTCACTTCCATGATAGCGACGTCGAAAAATGTTATCAAACTAAAATGCCTGACGGAACTATTCACAGGATAGAACGTGGTAGATACAAGTTAAAACTTGGCGCTATACCATCTGCTTTTGTAATCAAACGTTCAGAG gATGCTGAGGACAGAGCTACAAGTGTGGAGAAGCAAATTTTAAAGGAGAACGATACGAACTTGTcactaataaaaataacaaaagtgGAAACAGAGCACACTTGTTTGactaatttcaatgaaaattttactgaaGATGATTTGATGAATGAACAAGTTCAATCTGATGATGAGAACATATTTGAGGAATTTAGCAAAGACCATAAAAGCCTCGTAACAAAGACTATGGAAGAGTTACCTCAACAAACACTAGAGAATAGTATTGAAATATGTCAAGAAGATTCGAGTTTACCGTACAGCACGGAAAGACTGAAATTTGACTTGGATAAATTTCGCCTGCCCAAGGGGTGGGCATATATATTTGTTGGCGAAGGACTTCACTTATGCCACTTATCTCTAACCGGCCAACCAGATTTAAACCTCCTGATTGATGGGAACATGGAAATGAAG atttCGACAGGTGATAACAAAGCGACTTTGCAATATCCAGAGGAGTTGAAGTCCTTTCAAGATTTTCTGTCCAACTTGAAAACGCTGGAGATACTGGCAAATTCGCCGTGTCAAGGAACTGGATTTGACAATTCGTATGACGAATATTTCCATGTTTGA